The Planococcus halocryophilus nucleotide sequence TGCACCAAATGCTGTCATCATCGGGTTTTTATTTAGTTTCTTTGCGGGATTACTTGCAATGTTCTTGCTTCCGGTACTTGGATTAAGTGTAATTGTTCCTGGATTGGTTCCGCATTTCTTTACGGGAGCAGCGGCAGGTGTCTTCGGTAACATTACGGGGGGGCGACGTGGTGCTATGTTAGGCGCATTTGCTAACGGCCTAATCATTAGTTTTATCCCTGCTATTTTACTAGTATTACTAGGAGATATCGGGTTTTCTGGAACTACTTTTGGTGACTCTGACTTTGGCGTTGTTGGAATTCTGATTTTGAGTATCATGAAATTTTTAGGTTTTGCATAAGACAAAGCTTGCATTAAAAAGACATTCCGAATCATAAATTCGGAATGTCTTTTTAGATAACATTGACTTTATAGGTCAACCTTAACTTCTTGTGATGGAGCTAAAAAGTAAAAATCACAGAGTGTAGACAAAAGAATCTATTTTCCTCTTTTGAAAAAGGAGCACTGGACATCAGCAATGAAGCATTGGAGTAGGTGAAGCTAGAAGAAAGCTGGTCTTTCTAACTTTTTGGCGAGAGCCATCCTTACAGTGACTGGAGCGATATGTTTACTCGATAAATTCCAAATCTTTGATCCACGTAGATAAGTGGGCTTTAGTAGCAGTATTTAAATTTCTATCGATGTTCTTTAACAAGTCCATTTCGTAATTTTTAGCATTGGAACTTTTAACAAAGGTTGTTGTAAAGGCAGGGTTTTGCAAAGTGATGGTGCTAGAATCCGCTGTTACCTTTTTCACAATATCAAGGTGCAAAATCGCACCGATTTGTCGGTCTAATTCGTCTTGTCCAGATAAAAAATTACCAAGTGAATACATAACAAAAACTTTGCGTCCGTCTTCTGTGTCGATCCATTCTGGTGGCTGCAGAACGTGGGGATGGTGCCCCAAAATAATATCAGCACCGTTAGCAGCAGAAAAACGAGCCAATTCGATTTGCTCCACATTTGGCATACTTTGGTATTCTTGTCCGAAATGCAAGCTTAAAACGACCACATCAGATAATTCTCTCGCACGCTTTAAATCTTGTTGGATGATCAGAGGATCAATGCGGTTAACCAAGTAATCCATTCCAACAGGCGTAGGAATTCCGTTTGTACCATAGGTATAGGACAAGAAAGAAAAGGTGATCTTGTTACGTGTCACTAAAGTAACTTTCGAGCGCTCATCGTTCGATAAAAAAGAGCCAGTATGCACCATGCCGATTTGATCCCAGTAGCGAATGGCATTTTCGATAGCCGGTATTCCTCGGTCTAGCGTATGGTTATTTGCCAGTGTGACAATATCTACACCAGAATTCTTCAACGCAGCGCCTACCTCGTAAGGACTATTAAAGGCCGGATACGTAGAGAGTCCAATTTCACTGCCTCCAATTATACTCTCAGAATTAGCGATAGTAAGATCGGCCTGTTCAAGAAAAGGTGTCACTTTTTCGAGCATTGGATTAAAGTCGTAACTGTAGTCATTTTTAGCATCTAGGTAAACACGTTCGTGAATTAGAATATCTCCAACAGCGGATAGCGAAGCGGAATATTCTAAGTTCAGCTCTGAAGGACTGGTGGCAATGGGGGGATTTCGGATTTCAAAAGCAATTGGCTGGCTTTCATCGGCGTTAGTAGCGATTGAACATCCAATGAGAGGGAAAATTGTGATAATTAATAATAGAAAAAGAGCTATTTTGCTGAAGTTCACTTGTCTCACTCCATAACTTTAGTAAGATCTTGAACACTTCCTATATGAAAAAGTCGCTTTGGTTTCTTGCATCCACTTGCATGGAACTAAAAGACATAAAATCCATGGGCGGAGTTTCTGTTTTTGCGGCAATTGGAATAAGAGTTGGTCATCGCTTGGATCTTCATCTATAGGTTACTACTTTTAAGGTCTTTTAACTAGAGAGGAAAGTTGAAAAAAGAATATTATTCGCCTCCACAAGAATGTGGAGGCCGTTAACTTGAATTTCAACTTGTTCTCAAATTAAAAAAACTCATCCTGTTTATAGGATGAGTTTTTTTCGTATGAATTAAGGTTTTTTGTTTCGATTTTGTTGGTCTCTAAAGACAAAGTATTTAATCATGAAAAAGCTGGCTGCAAAAGAAGCAAACATCGCGAGTCCCTTTGAAAGATTAAGACTAATCCAACTAGAGATTTCCATGAATTGAAGGAGTAGGTTGAATGCTAAAAAAACACCGTTATTGATCAGTAAGCTAAACAGTCCTTGCAGGACAAAGAAGAATTGCTGTTGTCGACTGCCTTTAGCAGAATGGCGAAAGGTAATTCTAGAATTCCAAAAGTAACTATTACTTATCGCCAAGCAATAAGCGATTGTATTAAATAACGCTAAAGTTCCGCTATGGCTCGTAGGGGATAAAAGTAATAATAAATTGAGCGACCCGATATCTACTGCTGCATTGGAAATCCCGATTAGGGTGAATTGAAGTGGCTGAATAGGGGCCTTACGTTTTTGGCTATTCTCCATGATAACACCCTATTCTTCAGAATTTCGGTTTTCTCAATCGACGGCCTGAAAAGAATCCACTGTTTCGGCTTCGGCAACTTGTTTATACAAATCGCGAATTTGTTGTGCAACAGCAGCCCATCCGAGATCTGCTACATCAAGTAAAGCTTGATGTGCCAGTTGTTGACGAAATTTAGTATCTTCAAGTTGAAGAATCGTTTGTTTAAAACTCTCAGGGTCTTTCGAGTCGTATAGTAGACCGTTTCTCCGGTCTATCACTTGTTCTTTTGTCGGTCCGCTTTCCGCTGCAACTACTGGCAATCCTGAAGCCATTGCTTCCATAATTACTAAACCTAATGTTTCTGTAGTAGAAGGGAAGACAAAGGCATCGGCAGAGGCAAAAGCTGAA carries:
- a CDS encoding CapA family protein encodes the protein MNFSKIALFLLLIITIFPLIGCSIATNADESQPIAFEIRNPPIATSPSELNLEYSASLSAVGDILIHERVYLDAKNDYSYDFNPMLEKVTPFLEQADLTIANSESIIGGSEIGLSTYPAFNSPYEVGAALKNSGVDIVTLANNHTLDRGIPAIENAIRYWDQIGMVHTGSFLSNDERSKVTLVTRNKITFSFLSYTYGTNGIPTPVGMDYLVNRIDPLIIQQDLKRARELSDVVVLSLHFGQEYQSMPNVEQIELARFSAANGADIILGHHPHVLQPPEWIDTEDGRKVFVMYSLGNFLSGQDELDRQIGAILHLDIVKKVTADSSTITLQNPAFTTTFVKSSNAKNYEMDLLKNIDRNLNTATKAHLSTWIKDLEFIE
- a CDS encoding GtrA family protein — translated: MENSQKRKAPIQPLQFTLIGISNAAVDIGSLNLLLLLSPTSHSGTLALFNTIAYCLAISNSYFWNSRITFRHSAKGSRQQQFFFVLQGLFSLLINNGVFLAFNLLLQFMEISSWISLNLSKGLAMFASFAASFFMIKYFVFRDQQNRNKKP